From a region of the Salminus brasiliensis chromosome 4, fSalBra1.hap2, whole genome shotgun sequence genome:
- the LOC140554026 gene encoding LOW QUALITY PROTEIN: otoraplin-like (The sequence of the model RefSeq protein was modified relative to this genomic sequence to represent the inferred CDS: deleted 1 base in 1 codon) — MNKRAFHRGRKKILVQQTEACHPFEFGMCGLPKLWPHWLSIAVCSSFPNVEACSRKYSHFESLLDSPGLKMDKPRWIIVLVSLGLLHQAATGVHMEKLAGRKRCADKDCSYVISMAEALEDYVAPDCRFINLKKGQMIYVYSKLKPVEGAGVFWSGSVYGDRYVDQMGIIGYFPRNYVNETQVFKKKTMELPTLDMDFFCA, encoded by the exons ATGAACAAGAGGGCATTTCacagaggaaggaaaaaaatattAGTTCAGCAAACAGAGGCCTGCCACCCCTTTGAGTTTGGAATGTGTGGACTTCCGAAGCTGTGGCCTCATTGGCTATCC ATAGCAGTTTGTTCCAGTTTTCCCAATGTGGAGGCGTGCAGTAGGAAATACAGTCACTTCGAGTCACTTCTTGATTCACCTGGCCTAAAGATGGACAAGCCGAGATGGATTATTGTGCTTGTCTCACTCGGACTTCTGCACCAAGCTGCAACTGGTGTTCATATGGAGAAACTGGCTGGCAGAAAAAGATGTGCAGACAAGGATTGCTCAT ATGTTATCTCAATGGCTGAAGCTCTCGAGGACTACGTCGCTCCTGATTGCAGATTCATTAACCTGAAGAAAGGCCAGATGATTTATGTATATTCCAAACTTAAGCCTGTAGAGGGAGCTGGAGTCTTCTGGTCTGGAAGT gtTTATGGTGATCGTTATGTGGACCAAATGGGCATCATTGGATACTTTCCCCGCAACTATGTGAATGAGACGCAGGTTTTTAAGAAGAAAACTATGGAGTTGCCCACGCTG gatATGGACTTCTTCTGTGCTTGA